ccacatcctcctctccagcgtAATCCTCGGGGTAGTGGTCAGAGTCATGGTCAGAGACAAAGTCCCTGGACTCCTCCTCCTGGGGGGTCTCCACTGGGGCAGGGGGTTCCGACTGGCCCTGAGACACCTACACGGTCACATCAACCAAATCACACACTTATATAGCCCTTTAAAGCACATTTCTCACAAAGTGCTCgacagtaacccagcctagacACCCAATCTGAGGCTCCAGGACACAGACCATTCTACTAGGATACGGAACATTAGTGTTCATGTGGTGCTGACCTCTGACAGGTACTTGTCTTTGATACCGCTCCACACAGTTTCAAATGTAGACGTGTCCACTTTGTCTGCTCCTCCCAGCAATCCCTGCAGGAATGGATTAGGAAACCAGAAAAATGGTAAGACGTCTATCttgaaataatatatatatatttttttatcttaaTAAGACATCTTACTGCACTGGCAGATCATGTGCTCATTTTAACCTACAAAGGCTGGATACAAGTCAGAATATCTTGATACAAGACAAATGACCTTGATGTATTTTCTGGGCAACTTAAAACAAGTAAATGCAAATGCTTTGGGTAAGCAAGATCATTTTGACTTCATTAATATGTCAACCTctaaaataaaaagtggttaatgtgaacctaactcacagcaaaaaaaatgtaaagaaagcaatcaaatgtaatttgcctagactttactgcaaatgacactcGAATCCTGAGaaaaaaacaatacattaatattgcagttagccataACAGCCTTTAAAATATGCTTGTGACCACacacatctacagttgaagttagaatttgacatacacttaggttggagtcattaaaactcgtttttaaaacgctccacaaatttcttgttaaactatagttttggcaagtcggttaagacatctactttgtgcatgacaagtaatttttcctaacaattgtttacagacagattatttcactgtatcacaattccagtcggtcagaagtttacatacactaagttgactgtgcagctcggaaaattccagaaattgatgtcatggctttagaagcttccaataggctaattgacatcatttgagtcaattggaggtgtacctgtggatgtatttcaaggcctaccttcaaactcagtacctctttgcttgacatgtgaaaatcaaaatcaggacctcagaaaaaaaattgtagacctccacaagtttggttcatccttgggagcaatttccaaacgcctgaaggtaacacgtttatctgtacaaacaccatgggaccacgcaggaaggagatgtgttcagtctcctagagatgaatgtatttTGGTGCAAagagtacaaatcaatcccagaacaacagcaaaggaccttgtgaagatggaggaaacacgtacaaaagtatctgtatccacagtaaaacgagtcctatatcgacataacctgaaaggctgctcagcaaggaagaagccactgctccaaaaccgccataaaaaagccagacgacggtttgcaactgcacatggggacaatgtcctcaggtctgatgaaacaaaaatagaactgtttggccataatgaccatcattatgtttataaggaaaaaaaaggggggggggggggcttgcaagctgaagaacaccatcccaaccgtgaagcacgggggtggcagcatcatgttgtgggggtgctttgctgcaggagggactggtgcacttcacaaaatagatggcatcatgaggtaggaaaattatgtggatgtattgaagcaactcatctcaagacatcagttaaagcttgggtcttccaaacggacaatgactaagcataattccaaagttatggcaaaatggcttaaggacaacaaagtcatggtattggagtggtcatcacaaagccctgacctcaatcctatagaaaatttgtgggcagaaatgaaacagtgtgtgcgagcaaggaggcctacaaacctgactcagttacaccagctgtcaggaggaatgggccaaaattcacccaacttattgtgggaagctacccgaaacgtttgacccaagttaaacaatttaaaagcaatgctaccaaatactaattgagtgcatgtaaacttctgacccactgggaatgtgatgaaagaaataaaagctgaaattatcattctctctactattattctgacatttcacattcttaaaataaagtggtgatctgaactgacctaagacagggaatttttactaggattaaatgtcaggatttgtgaaaaactgagtttaaatgtatttggctaaggtgcacgtaaacctctgacttcaactgtaaatattgcacttgggaaacaatcttaaagtagaaatagaatgaaacaaacaggcCTTCTACAGtatttttgctctattatagtggccactatagtagacattgatcaagtgcacaaggctacatgtgtgcaaaTAAATGTTCACTGAGTAAATCCCCCCCCCACTCACAcgtgttactgtcaagttcaacacaaaagcaatatctttgggctacactgcacattattacattgtacactttatgcttgtggacatctgttctacaatgtgccaaCACAGCATGATatcaattatgccaacaaagggtctctttcaggcagagagtATACCTGGCATACTCCTTTCATCCACTGTATTGaaaaagtgagaaagagggaaagtgtgCAGTGTTCCTTTCACCTCTGTAGTGACATCCAgcttaagccaggcccagctccactTAACTGTTTAACAAGCAACGCCTCATTTtcacctaattctctcattctgaaaatgaaccatttcacacagattgccatggtccagtaagcaactaacgCGTTGTAACTTGAGGAACGGCAAGGAGTAGTATAACGTTACCAGTTAATACTATagcgaattggttaggttactaacCGTAGCTAGCGAACATTAGCTGTTGGACTTTATTAGCCAGCTAATTTTCACACcataaactcaattatttgatcagttaagttggctaatgtagctcaacatttctctggctagcgAACGGATCATTTGATCCAGCTAGCAAGATCCTTAACAACGCAAACACTTCTCActcacctcaaactttccaaatgaCAGTTGTTTTTCagttacagctcatgaagtacgCTTCATCTTCTCACCCCCatctccgtggtcaggcttctctCCTACCTCTTCGATATCGTTCAGGGGACGTGCTGCTGTAAGCTTTCCAGAGCGAGCGCTAATGCTGCAACTAGCAAGTTGTCTTTTCTCTCTTCAGTAGAGTGCTGCATTTTGTGAACGATTGGCTGAACCTTGGATACAGACAGTATTTCTCCAAACGCAAATCACTCGTTCGCATACAGCCAGTAGTCATCCAAAGCCACCCGGCCCCGTCCAAACTTTTCTCATTGGATCTACACGAATCACGTAGATCTCCTTTTTTGGGGTTCAAAACGGCAGATTTCGCCAAAAGGAGACTAGTTTGCATCCCTGTAATTTACCAGTGTGATAGAAATGATTCTCGTTACTTGGGGAGGAAGATGAGACATCTTACCTGAGTCTCTGTTTCTGACAGAGAGCCATCGGAGTCTGGATCCAGCTCTAGATGGGACTGCAGTTCAGCCACAGAAACACTGAGAATAACAAAAACACCCGTATTAGTCACTCACTGAATCACACTGAAATATCTCTGAATATCTCCAACGCTGACAGTTACACACTACACTCACTAGCCGTCTGCGTCATCATCCAGCTCCAGAAAAGCCTCAGCCATTCTAGTTTTGTCCTTCTCCATACGGATTAGTTCTTTTTGTTCTGAAAcagacaaaatcaaatcaaatcacatacaACTTAGAAAGAGAAATCTTCAACAGGGCTTTGGTAATTGACTTCCAAATCATTAAGTTAACTACATCAAAGATATTGAAAAATATATCTGACTGGAAAGTCGATTTGCACTGGGCATTTCACAACATTTAACAATGTTTAACTATATGAATATACTTAAATATCTTGGTTTTACCAAAAagcacaaaaacacattttttttgtgaagaaaacaAATACATTGAGAGAATTGTGCATAGGTTAAAAGCAGAGAGATAATGGTTTCTAGTGTAATACCAGTGTACTTACCCTCCCAAGCCTTCAGGTGGCGCTCTTTAGCCTCTTTCTCTGGATCCTCCGCTGTTTCTTTCACAGTCCTCAGagcctccaccttctcctccagaCCCTTCTTACTACCCTGCAGCTCAGTCAACTTGCCCTGCACAAACACGTGGATAGaagtatttacaaaaaaaacatttgaaacatACAAAGTCTTGTCATTTCATGAACTCATTCAAAAGGCAAGAATTTATACCAATCCCTCTACATAAGAAATGGTCTCTGTATAGGCCCTAGCCATTTCTGCTGCCTAATCAACCCCAAATACATCTACTACCCTTTTCACACCCTTTGGTTGATTAGTCTCTCACCTGTTTGTCCTCCTGTCCCCTTTTAGCTTCATGTATCAGTTGTTGTTTGAGCAGAAAGCCTTCCTTGGTGATCTCAGCCATTATCTGCAGACTCTCCCTCTCCTTGCGTCCCATCTCCCTAGGGGTCACACAGCCAACAATCAgtcttcacacacacatactgggcACACACTGGAGGAATCATTCGGCAACACAAAGGCCAATGTTAGTGTTGTAGTCAATATTAAATGTTTGCAGAATGCTGTACGTTTTACAACTGCTCACCTGCAGGTGTTTTGACAAGTGGCACCACTGTTGTACTCGTCTGTCGTGTCACAGCAGTCTGAGGAGAGAACACACTTCATcagcacaacaaaacaaaaaattgaGAGAACGGGACCACTGATCCATGGAAAGATACTGTGACGATATTCTTACCACAGATGCCGTCGTTGATCCGAGAGGAAGGGATGAAGGTGGGTCTGAAGCCAGCGTTGGTACAGTGGAAGCTGCCGTTGGGGCAGGCAGCAGTACCTGTAGAAAAAAATGCAAAGACATTCATTATAATCAAGACCTTAGTGATAACTGTGCATAGAAGTGTGTAGTGTCTTGATAGTGGGTTCAGTCTGGCTTTATTGATGAGAAGTGAGCGATACTGCACCTGGTTCATCCGAGCCATCCCTGCAGTCGCAGTAGTCATCGTTGACCCGGTCAAAGGGGATGGTGCTGGAGCCATCCAAACAGGTAAAGGGCTTGTTCTCCTCATAGAACTGTCTCTCTGTCGGGATCGTGGGGACAGGTAAGGGTTGGGTACATAAGAGCAAATCTGAGAGCCAATGCACACCTGCCAGGTTAAAATCCATGCTCACAATGGGATTCTGAAAGCTAAAATAACAGACTGCAATAGACTAGGCCTACCTCACTGGCTGTGATGAGAACCATAACGTTATTTGTCTGAATTCGGGTTAGAATCAGATGCCAACTCACTTGATAGTGGTACTCCGCGTGGACGCTGGATCTCCACCGCTGCGCCAGTGCCCATCGCCAAAGCCAAGCTCATCAACAACAGTAGAAGCGCACAAGACATGATGCAGTATCAACGGGGCCCAGCTACACTTTCAAGAATTCGCGGCGCTACTGCAAACACAACTCAAGGCATTAGACAATGTACTTGAACCCAATACAGCTAGTCATCAGACACACCATCATTCACAACATTGAAACAGTCGGCCCCATATGAAACCTCTGATACAATGCGTTAGAACGACATTTTCAGAATCATTAAGTCATATTTCAATACATGTAAAGATAAGTAACGTTAACTTCGCTAAGTAACGCTATTAAGTTAGCTGATGAACTAACgttatagtagtagcagcaaGCTATCACCGGTCTTGATTTAACGCGGTAAAAACGTCCTTTTGAACAATATTTATGAATGCTGTATACGCAATAAAGTATCATGTTCACAATAAAATTCTAAAAACACTTATACAATCGTTATTTTCGAAGTAAAAATATGACTAATCATCCATTACCTCTCTTCCGCAATGCTTGAGGAAACGTCTCGAGCGCTCATGCACTATAATGTTTTCCTCTGATTGGACTAGCTCTCGAATCCGACCTGTGATTGGAGAATACTTGTGGCGTGGTGCATGATGGGTAATGAGTTGGAAGCAGCCATGTCAGAGAGGGTGGAGAACCTCTTTTGGCCATGTTATGTGGATTTGAGGTGTCTCTGTCAAAATACTTAGTGGTATAAAGTACACCTTTTTTTCAGTTtgagcctaaaatgacatacccaaatctaactgcctgtagctcaagacctgaagcaaggatatgcatgttcttgataccatttgaaaggaaacacttgaagtttgtggaaatgtgaaatgaatgtaggagattataacacattagatctggtaaaagataataccatTTATTGTACAAtcttctttgaaatgcaagagaaaggtcattatgtattattccagcccaggtgccatttagatgttggccactagatggcagcagtgtatgtgcaaagctttagactgattcaatgaaccattgcatatctgttcaaaatattgtatcaagactgccaaaATGTGCCTaactggtttattaatacattttcaagttcataattgtgcactctcctcaaacaataacatggtCTTCTTTAATGGATACTGTAaactggacagtgcagttagactaacaagaatttaagctttctgcccatatcatatatgtctatgtcctgggattttttCATTTTCTCACGatctcatgctaatcgcattagcctatgttagatCAACCATCCCGCATGGGGGGGGGTTAGacggacaccgatcccgtagaggttaagtCGTTTTTGTCGgattctgtactttactatttatatttttgacaacttttatttcactacattcttaaaaagaataatgtactttttactccatacattttccctgacacccaaaagtactcgttacattttgaatgcttagtagaacaggaaaatggtccaatatATGCATTTATCAAGAAAAGAtccctctgatctggtggactcactaaacatacatatacatattaatttataaattatgtctgagtattgAAGATAGCACCTGGCTGTCCGTAAatataaaaaacaagaaaatagtaccgtctggtttgcttaatataaggaatttgaaattatgtatactttaacttttgatacttaagtatatttaaaaccaaatactacTATAGTActtttttactgggtgactttcacttttacttgagtcattttctattaaggtatctttacttttactcaagtatgataatacggtacttttcccaccactgaaaATACTTCATAATTATAAGAGAGGTAGCTATGATCAAGGCAAACCAAACAATTAGACAGCGTAGCCTGAAACTGTCAGGCTGAAATGAGTCCATCAATTCCTGCGATGGGGTTTATCATATGTATTGAGAATCTTCATGGTGTGCAATGGAAGTCTCTGTAGCCCATTCTTACTAATCGTTTAGATAGTCTTTGATAAACATGTAGGCCTACTCATACACGGATTCTCTCAAAATAAAAATATGGTGTGGAAGCGTAGTATTCACATTCACTTTATAAACCACAATAAACCAGACTATTGAAGACCTTGACCTTTTAGTCTACTCCTTTTTTATAATCTCTGATATTATTATTAAGCACACACAGTAGCCACagtatttctctttgcttatattATTAAAAAAATCTTCCTTTATTTGTAATTTTAACACACTTTACAGTACCGaacagtgaaataaaataaaaatatactgATATATAATTGTATTATATAGCTGTTTGCTTATTAAATGCATTTTATTCACAAAATAACACCTCAGTTCTCTCAGAAGAAAACCTTTcataaaaataatataataaaaaataaCTTGGGACACATTTTACACATTACAGCAATATAATTTACAAATATTACAATCATTTCATGGTGTTTTTTCCATTTATATAATTTTTCCTAACTTGTGAACAAGTAACACATGATTTAAAGCCCAGATAATTGTTCTCAGAGGGAGTCTAATATGACAAAAGTGATCAAGAAGTGGAGGTGCTCATTTCAAAATGGCTACGCAATGTCTCTCTCAGAAccctcttgttttttttttacctctcgcTTCACCCATACACATCTGTAAATTACTCACAATCACTCCTACATGGCATATTGATAATGAATAGTTTTCATTGATTATGACTTGAGCAATATGGAATGGGCAAACATGGAATCGCACAATAGAAAAAAACTAAGGCTTGAAACCAGGTCCAACGGAACCAGTGAGAGACATAACTACCAAATCCTCAAAAAAAACACATACTGTACCCACATTAACCACATTGTCTACCCTACAACCTCCCTTAAGATAAAGTTCGGGTACAAAACATTTTCATTTTTCTGATGATTAATCTAATCCTGTTTCATCCAATCTATCTAATTAATCTAATAATGACATTTACACACTTCTCTGTGTGAGAAAAATGATAGCacaaaagagaaagacagaggaaagaTGAGGACAGAAAAAGAGAAGGAAAGCGTGACGGTGTGGTTTTACTGATTTAGTTATTTTCTTAGAACTAAAACGTGGTTAATTATCAATGATAATGACCTGAATAAATGTGTCATTTACAATCCAACATTACAAAATATACAAAACAAGCTGTGATAATGCTAATAGTTGTATTATCAATATGTCATTCTAGTTGCGTTTCTAGACCATCCACCAgaatgatacaaaaataaaaactgtACACAAACTGTTCGAAGAAAAGACTTGTGGGTATTTTCCATGGTTTTCTTCTCAATATTTAAAAAGAATGTCAGTAATTCATCAACAGAGTCATTTCTTAATAAGAAATGATCGCTACAGTATTGTGTTAAAATGGCAAATcaaatatttatttgtttttatagctcatgacaaaacaaaaagcCAGATAAACAAAGCCATATATCTTCAAAGACAGGGGGAAGCTTCATTGGGAATCTCCTACTCCAGGTACTGAGACAGTAACGTTGGATTCCCATATTACAACAATTAAAGGCCTGTGCGGTGACACCGCAATGCTGCTCCAGCCAATCACAGAGTTGGACTGGATGGATCTCAGGCCTCTGTTCCATCAGGCACAGGCTGAGCTACGTTACCGACCAGCAGAAACCAGCTATacttatgttgttgtttttttaccctGTGAACAACTCCAAGTCAAACTGAGACCTATTCAAGCTGTGTGCTGATCAGTCCTGTGACCATGACCTCTTACAGCTAGGATGGTGATTCTAGTGAGTGACGACACACAACACATGACAAGagaaaggtctctctctctctctctctctctctctctgtctctctctctctctctgtctgtctgtctgtctgtctgtctgtctgtctgtctgtctgtctgtctgtctgtctgtctgtctctttctcaacATAACATCAGACATTTACTCAGCCCAAGACAGATGTTATTTTCAACCAGAAAAAGTATTGTGAGAAAATATACTTACTCGACATCCGGTCTGCAACAGCTATATGTTTACCACTCATTTGACCTGCCTTCCCTGGAGCTaaattggcctatttattggGCCCTCGTAACTGACACAACACATTCTTAATATTGGCCATAAAATGTTCCTGTCCATATGCTGATGCTGGGTACATTGTgtatagacacacagacactcacagatAGAGGCATACAGACATGGTATAAATATACTAGGATATTTTGAATTTATCTTATAAATCTACATAGAGGCAGGTATGTATCCTGCATTTGACATTAAGGCAGAAAAGCTTCAAACGTAACAAGAATggctgtgtgtgactgtctgaaCAGCCTCCTTTCTGGCCAAGCTCGTTCTTTCGATTCCCTCCAATCCTGAAATCACCCTGACAAAATCCTCTCAGTCTGCCCTGTCAAAGCATCTCTCCCCTCATCAGTTTCCAATCTGTTGCTTTGGTGACAACTGATGCAGTAAGTGAGAAGAGACTGGTGAATAAATACAGTGTGACTGGGTAAGTGATGGAATGTGAATTTGTGCTGCTGATGATATTATCCTAATTCTTCAAACATATTTAGCAAAAAACAAGAATAAATAGAAAACAGGCAGAACATATACTCTAAAGTATCTCATGGCTTATCCTCAGAAAGTAAAAAAAGAATAATCATTTTTGTATGTAAAAACTGGAGAGTCCACAAGCAGCAGGTGTGGTGGTGTAGTGATAGTGACTTCTCCTTTATCTACGAGTTCTGAAACGTCTCATCAACTTGAAAAGCAACAAAGGA
This sequence is a window from Oncorhynchus mykiss isolate Arlee chromosome 13, USDA_OmykA_1.1, whole genome shotgun sequence. Protein-coding genes within it:
- the LOC110486362 gene encoding glucosidase 2 subunit beta; the protein is MSCALLLLLMSLALAMGTGAAVEIQRPRGVPLSKRQFYEENKPFTCLDGSSTIPFDRVNDDYCDCRDGSDEPGTAACPNGSFHCTNAGFRPTFIPSSRINDGICDCCDTTDEYNSGATCQNTCREMGRKERESLQIMAEITKEGFLLKQQLIHEAKRGQEDKQGKLTELQGSKKGLEEKVEALRTVKETAEDPEKEAKERHLKAWEEQKELIRMEKDKTRMAEAFLELDDDADGYVSVAELQSHLELDPDSDGSLSETETQGLLGGADKVDTSTFETVWSGIKDKYLSEVSQGQSEPPAPVETPQEEESRDFVSDHDSDHYPEDYAGEEDVEDDEEDDHEEEEEEEEKVPPTVQTPEKREDDEVSMPPYDTETQSLIDAAQKARDDFDEAERALREVDDQMKNLEKEIGFDFGPSAEFAYLYSQCYELSTSEYIYRLCPFNRVSQKPKFGGSETNLGLWGQWAGPEDNLYSVMKYDHGQGCWQGPNRSTTVKLTCGKETVVTSTSEPSRCEYLMEFTTPAVCQEPASLDEVLHGHTEL